The Montipora capricornis isolate CH-2021 unplaced genomic scaffold, ASM3666992v2 scaffold_255, whole genome shotgun sequence genome has a segment encoding these proteins:
- the LOC138035100 gene encoding contactin-associated protein-like 2: protein MKLWPLLLFLSSQLMMMYTMENSALYRNPAGDFSVGDFKRNPFHYLWAEKITSAWVEDQFDCTFRCVSEPECFSFNMAAYPDSKGLYLCELLATDKYRETKKFHSNATFHHYSLWSPCESDPCKNGADCVPEHELNSYSCHCKLGFFGTNCEHRENKSCSEIKLLNPNAPSGSYVIDPDGEGGVATFTVDCDMTDKNNIGVTIVSHDSEDRTLVHGCEPQGCYKRDIHYTGTNLLQLGKLTAISAHCEQFIKYECHGSMFLLNGHMYGWWVSRDGDNMTYWGGANSIPLYKCACGVTGNCADSGYGCNCDKNDNTWREDSGLLTNKSHLPVMQLRFGDISPPSERGYHTLGKLRCYGISTK, encoded by the exons ATGAAACTCTGGCCATTACTGTTGTTTCTGTCCTCCCAATTAATGATGATGTACACTATGGAAAACAGTGCTCTTTATCGAAATCCGGCAGGCGACTTTTCCGTTGGAGATTTTAAGCGTAATCCCTTCCATTACCTATGGGCAGAGAAAATAACATCGGCCTGGGTGGAAGATCAGTTTGATTGCACTTTCCGTTGTGTTTCTGAACCAGAGTGTTTTTCGTTCAACATGGCGGCGTATCCTGACTCGAAAGGTCTTTATCTGTGTGAGTTGTTGGCCACTGACAAGTACAGAGAAACTAAAAAGTTTCACTCTAATGCTACCTTCCATCATTACAGCCTATGG TCGCCTTGTGAAAGCGATCCTTGCAAGAACGGTGCCGACTGTGTTCCTGAACATGAGTTGAATTCCTATAGCTGTCACTGTAAACTGGGATTCTTTGGAACAAACTGTGAACATCGTG AAAATAAAAGCTGTAGCGAGATTAAGTTGTTGAATCCCAATGCTCCAAGTGGTTCTTACGTCATCGATCCTGATGGAGAAGGAGGCGTGGCAACTTTCACTGTTGACTGTGACATGACTGACAAGAATAACATTGGCGTGACAATCGTCAGTCACGACAGTGAAGACAGAACGCTGGTGCACGGATGTGAGCCTCAAGGCTGTTACAAGCGTGACATTCACTACACTGGAACAAATCTCCTTCAGCTGGGAAAACTAACCGCCATCTCTGCCCACTGTGAGCAGTTTATCAAGTACGAGTGTCATGGCTCAATGTTCTTACTCAACGGTCACATGTATGGCTGGTGGGTGTCACGTGATGGAGACAATATGACTTACTGGGGAGGAGCGAACTCCATTCCTTTATACAAGTGCGCATGTGGAGTAACTGGCAATTGTGCAGATTCCGGATATGGATGCAACTGTGACAAGAATGACAATACGTGGCGCGAGGACAGCGGTTTGTTGACAAACAAATCTCATCTTCCCGTCATGCAGCTGAGGTTTGGAGATATCAGCCCCCCTAGCGAGCGTGGGTATCACACCCTGGGAAAACTGAGGTGCTATGGAATATCTACCAAATAA